One region of Paenibacillus polymyxa M1 genomic DNA includes:
- a CDS encoding NAD(P)/FAD-dependent oxidoreductase codes for MSSIPKIVIVGAGYGGILTAQQLQKELKHNEATVTLINRHDYHYITTHLHMPAAGTDTIEHSRIPIAQLIDEFKVDLVKGTVKEIIPTEKKIVLEDGSLSYDYLVIGLGGEPETFGIPGMDQFALTIRSINSVRLIREHIEYQLALYKNDGKPGRLNFVVGGAGFSGIEFVAELADRLPQLAKAYDIDFNRIQIINVEAAPTALPGFDPELVEYAMDVLKRKGVNFRIGVPIKECLQDGVIVGEGEKIEACTVVWTGGIRGNGLIEKAGFEVVRGRVKVDDFLRAPGHDDIFIIGDSSLMFNPEGRPYPPTAQIAMQQGVLCAKNLAATLRKKELHKFVFSNKGTVASLGKGEAVAVVGKRKIKGWVAAQLKKIVDLRYLFIIGGIPLVLKKGRFF; via the coding sequence ATGAGCAGTATTCCCAAAATTGTCATTGTGGGCGCTGGATATGGCGGAATATTGACGGCTCAGCAATTGCAAAAGGAGCTCAAGCACAATGAGGCAACTGTCACGCTAATCAACCGTCATGATTACCACTATATTACGACTCATCTTCACATGCCTGCGGCAGGAACGGATACGATTGAGCATTCGAGGATTCCGATTGCGCAGCTAATCGATGAGTTCAAGGTGGATTTAGTCAAAGGAACAGTTAAGGAAATCATACCAACGGAGAAAAAAATCGTGCTGGAGGATGGCTCGCTATCCTACGATTATTTGGTTATCGGACTAGGTGGGGAGCCGGAAACATTCGGTATTCCAGGGATGGATCAATTCGCGCTGACGATTCGCAGTATTAACTCTGTGCGCCTGATTCGAGAGCATATTGAATATCAGTTGGCCCTATATAAAAATGATGGTAAACCAGGTCGCCTAAATTTCGTCGTAGGGGGCGCTGGTTTTAGTGGCATTGAGTTTGTAGCGGAGTTGGCGGATCGTCTGCCACAGCTGGCTAAAGCTTACGACATCGATTTTAATCGAATTCAAATCATTAACGTTGAGGCAGCTCCTACAGCATTACCAGGGTTTGATCCTGAACTGGTGGAGTATGCGATGGATGTCCTCAAACGTAAAGGGGTTAACTTCCGTATTGGAGTTCCGATTAAGGAATGCCTGCAGGATGGTGTAATCGTTGGTGAGGGTGAGAAAATTGAAGCCTGCACGGTCGTCTGGACGGGTGGGATCCGTGGGAACGGTTTGATCGAGAAAGCCGGATTCGAAGTGGTGCGTGGAAGGGTGAAAGTCGACGATTTTCTGCGTGCACCGGGTCACGATGATATTTTCATTATCGGGGACAGTTCTCTGATGTTTAATCCCGAAGGCCGCCCTTATCCACCGACTGCCCAAATTGCAATGCAGCAAGGAGTGCTTTGTGCCAAGAATCTGGCCGCTACGCTCCGCAAAAAGGAGCTGCACAAGTTCGTATTCTCCAATAAGGGTACAGTTGCATCTCTTGGAAAGGGCGAAGCCGTCGCCGTAGTAGGTAAACGCAAAATCAAAGGCTGGGTGGCCGCACAGTTGAAAAAGATCGTAGATCTACGCTATCTGTTCATCATTGGCGGCATTCCACTGGTACTGAAAAAAGGACGGTTTTTCTAA
- a CDS encoding Ppx/GppA phosphatase family protein yields MNSKIGIMDIGSNSIRLVIYEMTETGAYRIVQECKEAARLSEKVGANGRMEREAIRSIAPLLRQFMEVCRMHGVVRMRAAATAAIRNAANSDEIVQWIAEETDLTLEILSGEQEGYAGFLGVVNTMNVSDGIIIDIGGGSTEITLFRDRTRLHTVSFPFGAVNMNWRFGREVKNGEWSPGQIEEMESFVRSSLQNHDWIFSNPGLPFIGLGGTLRTLAKINQKRRDYSLPVTHHYEMTIEDVDYFYSSLPHLPYEKRKKTAGLSKDRADIIVPGLIILKTIFEAAQGSAYLVSGAGLRDGLFHELVNAEQPVVANPLIASIRNILSFAVPVSEAHVKRVNEYAVRLYDTLAEGTSIAMDKRLLLTAATLYKTGAALNYYHFRQHSVFWILHAGIGGLSHRETVLAALIADYHPKNRTPRLLRTHADILEPSDEERVHRLGSLLQLAIGMDRSESGIITSIHPTTGDDALHIRLESRSEPILEQRDLVAVAKDFQKAWNLTLSWSILPSSSF; encoded by the coding sequence ATGAATAGCAAAATTGGCATCATGGACATTGGCTCAAACTCTATACGTCTCGTGATCTATGAAATGACAGAGACAGGAGCTTATCGAATTGTGCAGGAATGCAAAGAAGCTGCCCGGCTGAGCGAAAAGGTTGGGGCCAACGGTCGTATGGAACGAGAAGCAATACGCAGCATCGCTCCATTGTTACGCCAATTTATGGAAGTGTGCCGTATGCACGGGGTTGTCCGAATGCGTGCAGCAGCAACAGCGGCCATCCGCAATGCGGCGAATTCGGACGAAATCGTTCAATGGATTGCGGAAGAGACAGATCTAACATTGGAAATACTGAGCGGGGAGCAAGAGGGCTATGCCGGTTTTCTGGGCGTAGTGAATACAATGAATGTGAGTGACGGAATTATTATTGACATCGGGGGCGGCAGTACCGAAATTACGCTGTTCCGTGATCGGACACGACTGCATACAGTTTCATTTCCCTTTGGCGCAGTCAATATGAATTGGCGCTTTGGACGTGAGGTCAAGAATGGCGAATGGTCTCCTGGACAGATTGAGGAAATGGAGAGCTTTGTCCGTTCTTCACTGCAAAACCATGATTGGATCTTCTCCAATCCGGGTCTGCCGTTTATCGGGTTGGGTGGAACTCTCCGTACTTTGGCTAAAATCAATCAGAAACGTCGGGATTACTCGCTTCCTGTGACACACCATTACGAAATGACAATAGAAGATGTCGATTATTTCTATAGTAGTCTGCCTCATCTGCCCTATGAAAAACGCAAAAAAACAGCCGGCCTGTCCAAAGACAGAGCCGACATTATCGTACCGGGGCTCATTATATTGAAAACGATCTTTGAAGCTGCTCAAGGCTCCGCGTATTTGGTCAGTGGAGCGGGTCTGCGAGACGGCCTGTTTCATGAGCTAGTCAACGCTGAGCAACCTGTGGTGGCTAACCCGCTCATCGCGTCCATTCGCAATATCCTGTCGTTTGCTGTCCCGGTTAGCGAAGCGCATGTCAAGCGGGTTAACGAGTACGCCGTCCGGCTCTATGACACTTTAGCTGAGGGAACCTCAATCGCTATGGACAAACGCTTGTTACTAACTGCAGCAACTCTTTACAAAACAGGCGCAGCCTTGAATTACTATCATTTCCGCCAGCATTCCGTGTTCTGGATCTTGCACGCAGGCATTGGCGGTTTATCTCACCGGGAAACGGTGCTAGCCGCGCTGATCGCTGATTACCACCCCAAAAATCGGACCCCCCGCTTGCTGCGTACACATGCAGATATTTTGGAGCCTTCCGACGAAGAACGTGTACATCGGCTCGGCTCGCTGCTCCAGCTAGCAATCGGCATGGATCGTAGCGAATCCGGCATCATCACCAGCATCCATCCCACAACAGGAGACGATGCGCTGCATATTCGTCTGGAAAGCAGGAGTGAACCGATTCTGGAACAACGAGATCTGGTGGCTGTCGCAAAAGATTTCCAAAAGGCCTGGAATCTTACGTTGTCGTGGTCCATTCTTCCTTCTTCCAGTTTTTAA
- a CDS encoding NAD(P)/FAD-dependent oxidoreductase, producing the protein MTAQSTGAEIRDLIIIGGGPAGIFAAFYGGMRQASVTLIESMPQLGGQLAALYPEKYIYDVAGFPKVTAQELVNNLVQQMNHFNPEVQLEEKVVSLEKKEERHFIVKTDKGGEYHGKAVIITAGVGAFEPRRLELPGADRFEKTNLHYFVSDLSKFAGRKVLISGGGDSAVDWALMLEPIAEQVTLIHRRDKFRAHEHSVENLLASKVNVITPTEIAELHGEDTITKVTLAHVKTKETQEIEVDDVIVNFGFVSTLGPIAEWGIEIESNSIVVDSRQETNIPGIFAAGDITTYPGKLKLIAVGFGEAPTAVNNAKVYVDPDAKLSPGHSSNMKM; encoded by the coding sequence GTGACAGCTCAATCCACAGGTGCGGAGATCCGCGATCTGATCATAATCGGAGGCGGTCCAGCCGGTATTTTCGCCGCTTTTTACGGAGGAATGCGTCAGGCATCCGTCACCTTAATTGAAAGTATGCCCCAACTGGGCGGCCAGCTTGCAGCCCTTTATCCTGAAAAATATATTTATGACGTTGCTGGCTTTCCTAAAGTGACTGCACAGGAACTGGTCAACAATTTGGTTCAACAAATGAACCATTTTAATCCAGAGGTGCAGCTAGAAGAGAAAGTTGTATCGTTAGAGAAGAAAGAAGAACGCCACTTCATCGTCAAAACAGACAAAGGTGGCGAGTATCATGGTAAAGCGGTTATCATTACCGCTGGCGTGGGTGCTTTCGAGCCGCGCAGACTGGAGCTTCCAGGTGCCGATCGTTTTGAAAAAACGAACCTGCATTACTTTGTCAGCGACCTGAGCAAATTTGCAGGCCGTAAGGTGCTAATCAGTGGCGGCGGTGACTCTGCTGTAGACTGGGCCCTTATGCTGGAACCGATTGCAGAACAGGTTACATTGATTCACCGCCGTGACAAATTCCGCGCGCATGAACACAGTGTCGAAAACCTCCTCGCTTCCAAAGTAAACGTTATTACACCAACGGAAATTGCAGAATTGCATGGGGAAGATACGATTACGAAGGTCACTCTTGCTCATGTAAAAACCAAAGAAACTCAGGAAATCGAAGTGGACGATGTCATTGTTAACTTTGGATTTGTATCCACACTTGGCCCGATTGCTGAATGGGGAATTGAAATCGAAAGTAACTCCATCGTGGTCGATTCTCGTCAGGAGACGAATATTCCTGGCATTTTCGCTGCAGGAGACATCACCACCTATCCAGGCAAGCTCAAGCTGATCGCGGTTGGTTTTGGTGAAGCCCCTACGGCAGTCAACAACGCCAAGGTCTATGTAGATCCAGACGCCAAGTTGTCTCCCGGTCACAGCAGTAACATGAAAATGTAG
- a CDS encoding YheC/YheD family protein, whose translation MRQLASKWLKTKALLHHPHTAVYIPETCLYSEEQLRMMLRRHAFVFIKPVKGGGGGGVMRVAKEGRGYTCTRMEQTHRFSHFSALVVGIDKLRIQRPYLIQQGIQLASIQGRPVDYRVKVVKEGGKWEFRAVVARHARPGLVITNLCKGGTLLKGTEALRMIYPRRLAIRKRREIVELTQHCIPILERRFPGIGQLGFDYGLDWNGRIWILEVNTRPQ comes from the coding sequence ATGAGACAACTTGCAAGCAAATGGCTAAAGACGAAGGCCCTCCTCCATCATCCACATACCGCCGTTTATATACCGGAAACCTGTCTATATAGTGAAGAACAATTGCGCATGATGCTGCGGCGGCATGCTTTTGTATTTATAAAACCCGTAAAAGGAGGCGGAGGGGGCGGAGTCATGCGCGTGGCAAAGGAGGGGAGGGGCTATACCTGTACGCGTATGGAACAAACACATCGGTTCAGCCATTTTAGTGCGCTTGTAGTCGGAATCGATAAGCTCCGAATCCAACGTCCGTATCTCATTCAGCAAGGTATTCAACTAGCAAGTATCCAAGGTAGACCTGTTGACTATCGAGTCAAAGTCGTAAAGGAAGGGGGAAAATGGGAGTTTCGTGCAGTGGTGGCGCGTCATGCTCGCCCCGGACTGGTCATAACGAATTTGTGCAAAGGAGGAACTTTGTTGAAGGGAACCGAGGCACTTCGGATGATATATCCGCGACGGCTAGCTATACGAAAGCGGCGGGAGATCGTTGAACTTACACAGCACTGTATTCCTATACTCGAAAGGAGATTTCCCGGGATCGGACAACTGGGATTTGATTACGGGCTTGATTGGAATGGACGGATATGGATTTTAGAGGTAAACACAAGACCTCAATAA
- a CDS encoding sporulation histidine kinase inhibitor Sda yields MAMLTDEMLLDSYQMAIELKLECDFIALLLAEIHKRNLEMNTAVVLH; encoded by the coding sequence ATGGCTATGCTGACGGATGAAATGCTTTTGGATTCCTATCAGATGGCAATCGAGCTTAAACTTGAATGTGACTTCATTGCACTGTTGCTGGCTGAAATTCACAAAAGAAATCTAGAGATGAATACAGCCGTAGTCCTTCATTAG
- the ppk1 gene encoding polyphosphate kinase 1 — MLIESQKKDKAGSERYFNRDLSWIEFNRRVLQEAQDSDTPLLERAKFLAIVSSNLDEFMAVRVAETREKIKAGFMQKDFTGYTPSGLYKRLIKRTVSMVSEQYRTYRDISRLLTKKGLLLLEYNDLNTTQRKSLDAYFHEIIFPVLTPMAVDQSRPFPLVHNKYVYLAVVLRRPGDTEEDKPLFAIVQVPSNIPRVVSVPLRSNSKKKSFILIEELIKHHIQTLFSGYIPEAVHAFRVTRNSDLSINEEEIEDLLEEIEKELRRRRRGAPVRLEVEKGINPFALMELQREFKLFDHVFEIDGPLDLTFLSSFADHLEGYSHLKFPAIKPLYPEELPPQEDIFNVLRKRDVLVYHPYESFDAVTDFIIEASEDPDVMAIKMTLYRVNGESKLIPALARAAESGKQVTVVVELKARFDEERNIAWARTLEKAGCHVVYGLVGLKTHAKIILIVRHERNVLKRYVHVGTGNYNESTARVYTDIGLFTADPVLGEDASELFNEITGFSALKTPQAFTVAPTGMKNKLFELIRREAEHALAGKPARIIAKINSLSNQEMIDELYAASQAGVKIDLIIRGVCCLRPGVEGFSENIRVISIVDRFLEHSRLFYFENAGHSELFLSSADWMTRNLTRRIELMCPIYDDRIKEMLVDILRLSLKDNVKARQLLTNGSYQFVARNNEEAPIRSQFEAMKVKNWKKEEWTTTT; from the coding sequence ATGTTGATAGAGAGTCAGAAGAAGGATAAAGCCGGGTCAGAACGTTACTTTAACCGAGATTTAAGCTGGATTGAATTTAATCGCCGTGTGCTCCAGGAGGCTCAAGATTCAGATACACCGTTGCTGGAGAGAGCCAAATTCTTAGCAATTGTGTCCAGCAATTTGGATGAGTTTATGGCTGTTCGTGTTGCAGAGACGCGCGAGAAGATCAAGGCTGGTTTTATGCAAAAGGATTTTACGGGATATACCCCCTCCGGTTTGTACAAGCGGCTGATCAAGCGTACCGTCTCGATGGTATCCGAGCAATATCGAACCTATCGTGATATTTCTCGCCTATTGACGAAAAAAGGTCTTTTGCTACTTGAATATAATGACTTAAATACGACACAGCGCAAGTCGCTGGATGCATATTTTCATGAAATTATATTTCCGGTGCTCACACCGATGGCGGTCGATCAGAGCCGTCCTTTTCCACTAGTTCACAATAAATACGTATATTTGGCAGTTGTCTTGAGACGTCCGGGAGATACGGAGGAGGATAAGCCGCTTTTTGCCATTGTGCAGGTGCCTTCCAATATTCCGCGTGTTGTTTCGGTACCGTTACGTTCGAATAGCAAGAAGAAATCATTTATTTTAATTGAGGAACTGATTAAGCATCATATACAAACGCTGTTTTCCGGATATATCCCCGAGGCGGTTCATGCCTTTCGGGTTACGCGTAACTCTGATTTGTCCATTAATGAAGAAGAGATCGAAGATTTGCTCGAAGAGATTGAAAAAGAGCTGCGTCGAAGACGGCGGGGAGCACCGGTCAGACTGGAAGTGGAGAAAGGGATTAACCCGTTTGCTCTGATGGAGCTTCAACGCGAATTCAAGCTGTTCGATCATGTATTTGAGATCGACGGGCCGTTAGATCTGACGTTTTTATCGTCTTTTGCCGATCATTTGGAGGGGTATTCGCATCTGAAGTTTCCGGCAATCAAACCATTGTATCCGGAAGAACTGCCTCCGCAAGAGGATATCTTTAACGTACTTCGCAAACGGGACGTGCTCGTGTACCATCCGTATGAATCATTCGATGCGGTAACTGATTTTATCATTGAGGCATCGGAGGACCCGGATGTAATGGCCATTAAGATGACCCTGTATCGTGTCAATGGAGAATCGAAGCTCATTCCGGCTCTGGCACGTGCAGCCGAATCGGGTAAGCAGGTGACGGTAGTGGTCGAGCTGAAGGCACGTTTTGACGAAGAACGTAATATTGCTTGGGCGCGTACGCTTGAAAAAGCTGGCTGTCATGTAGTCTACGGGTTGGTCGGCTTGAAGACGCACGCCAAAATTATTCTAATAGTACGCCATGAACGTAATGTGCTCAAACGATACGTGCATGTGGGAACTGGCAACTACAATGAAAGCACAGCTCGTGTATATACGGATATCGGGTTATTCACTGCGGATCCGGTGCTGGGTGAGGATGCCTCTGAGCTGTTTAATGAAATCACGGGTTTCTCGGCGCTCAAGACTCCGCAAGCTTTCACCGTAGCCCCGACGGGAATGAAAAATAAGCTGTTTGAGCTGATCCGCAGGGAAGCGGAGCACGCACTTGCAGGCAAGCCAGCCCGTATTATTGCCAAAATTAATTCTTTATCCAATCAGGAAATGATTGATGAACTATATGCGGCTTCTCAAGCAGGTGTAAAGATTGATTTAATCATTCGAGGGGTCTGCTGTTTACGCCCTGGCGTGGAGGGCTTTAGCGAGAACATTCGGGTTATCAGCATTGTCGACCGTTTCTTGGAGCATTCCAGACTGTTCTACTTTGAAAATGCAGGTCATTCGGAGCTATTCTTATCCAGCGCCGATTGGATGACTCGCAATCTGACTCGCCGGATTGAGCTGATGTGCCCGATTTATGACGACCGAATCAAAGAAATGCTGGTGGATATTTTACGTTTATCCTTGAAAGATAATGTAAAGGCGCGCCAGCTTTTAACTAATGGTAGCTATCAATTTGTAGCAAGAAACAACGAAGAGGCTCCCATTAGGAGCCAATTCGAAGCGATGAAGGTTAAAAACTGGAAGAAGGAAGAATGGACCACGACAACGTAA
- a CDS encoding LysR family transcriptional regulator, which produces MTITQIMIFVRVAETLNFTQTAHELHMTQPAVSHAIASIENELDVQLLLRDRKRGVLLTEIGQKVLLQFRMVLQSMEKVQQQVAAEKGLDVGTITIGAFPSASAYFLPPIIHHIRQHYPNLVFDLHEGSTNEVKEWVHTREIEAGIILLPDPEVDVIPLCQDDMIILLPDGHPFQSHDKIAIRDLNQQEMIFCKGGHEVAIMEGFEREQSQLQAQFITHNISTLVSMVRQGLGMGIVSSLALSTFPHDLTVKETTPLITRQIGIAIPSLHNASLAVQLFVRTAQELFTDLKQ; this is translated from the coding sequence ATGACTATAACTCAGATTATGATCTTTGTTCGCGTAGCTGAAACACTAAACTTTACTCAAACTGCCCATGAGCTGCATATGACGCAACCTGCGGTCAGCCATGCCATCGCTAGTATCGAGAACGAGCTTGATGTCCAGCTATTGCTGCGCGATCGAAAAAGAGGCGTGCTCCTGACAGAAATCGGACAAAAGGTGCTGCTGCAATTCCGCATGGTGCTGCAAAGCATGGAAAAAGTACAGCAGCAGGTGGCCGCTGAAAAAGGCTTGGACGTAGGTACAATCACGATTGGTGCCTTTCCTTCTGCCTCAGCCTATTTTCTGCCCCCCATTATTCATCATATCCGTCAGCACTATCCGAACCTTGTTTTCGATTTACATGAAGGCTCTACCAATGAGGTCAAGGAGTGGGTGCATACCAGAGAAATTGAAGCGGGAATCATCTTGTTGCCAGACCCTGAGGTAGATGTAATTCCTTTATGTCAGGATGACATGATTATTCTCTTGCCTGACGGTCATCCTTTTCAATCGCACGACAAAATCGCCATCCGAGACTTGAATCAACAGGAAATGATCTTTTGTAAAGGTGGACATGAGGTCGCCATTATGGAAGGGTTTGAACGCGAACAAAGTCAGTTGCAAGCACAATTTATTACTCACAATATCAGCACGCTGGTCAGCATGGTCCGACAAGGACTAGGTATGGGCATTGTCTCTTCTCTCGCCTTATCTACGTTCCCCCATGATCTGACCGTCAAGGAAACCACGCCTCTGATCACGCGTCAAATTGGTATCGCTATCCCCTCTCTACACAATGCTTCACTTGCTGTACAGTTATTTGTGCGAACCGCGCAGGAGCTGTTTACGGATTTGAAGCAATAG
- a CDS encoding DMT family transporter produces the protein MKKLTPKATLWLVLILVMVWGINWPLTKLALPDTPPIFFSGIRTLLGGVILLLFAMRNRKTLRLRQNAWTYLVLAIFNIAGYYGLQTVGLRYLPAGLFSTLVFFQPILLGLFSWLWLGERMFPLKVIGLVLGFGGVIVISSGGMAGHLSVLGIVLGLASGLCWALGTIYMKKKSKQLDSIWAVTMQLILGGVLLNGIGFTTEKWSDIHWTASFIAILLFISIFVIAMGWLIYFKLIDNGDAGTVGSYTFMIPVLSTVFSMVMLRESLTLTFVVGLVLIAVSVYLVNTASPGKRANQSSKADETNSCTNA, from the coding sequence ATGAAAAAATTAACGCCTAAAGCTACGTTGTGGCTTGTCTTGATATTAGTGATGGTATGGGGGATCAACTGGCCGTTGACCAAGCTGGCTTTGCCAGATACGCCGCCGATATTTTTTTCGGGAATCCGCACGCTGCTGGGTGGTGTGATTCTGCTGTTGTTCGCTATGCGTAACCGGAAAACCTTACGACTTAGACAAAATGCGTGGACTTATCTTGTGCTGGCTATATTTAATATTGCAGGCTACTATGGCTTGCAGACGGTAGGGTTGCGTTATCTGCCTGCTGGGTTGTTCTCCACTTTAGTATTCTTTCAGCCGATCTTGTTGGGATTATTCTCCTGGTTGTGGTTAGGAGAGCGTATGTTTCCCCTGAAAGTCATTGGACTGGTACTGGGTTTTGGCGGAGTGATCGTGATTAGCTCCGGTGGAATGGCAGGCCATTTGTCTGTGCTGGGCATTGTGTTGGGGCTAGCCTCAGGACTGTGCTGGGCGCTCGGAACAATTTATATGAAGAAAAAAAGCAAACAACTGGACTCCATTTGGGCGGTGACGATGCAGCTTATTCTGGGAGGGGTCCTACTCAACGGGATTGGGTTTACGACCGAGAAATGGAGCGATATTCACTGGACAGCCTCCTTTATCGCGATTCTATTATTTATTTCAATATTTGTGATTGCGATGGGCTGGCTGATTTATTTTAAGCTAATCGACAACGGGGATGCAGGAACCGTCGGCTCATATACGTTTATGATTCCGGTACTGTCCACGGTCTTTAGTATGGTCATGCTCAGAGAATCCCTCACTTTGACATTTGTAGTAGGGTTGGTGCTGATTGCAGTTAGTGTGTATTTGGTAAATACGGCTTCTCCCGGAAAACGAGCGAACCAAAGCTCGAAGGCTGATGAAACGAATTCCTGTACAAATGCTTAG
- a CDS encoding futalosine hydrolase yields MEHTTSDGRILVMTAVEGEREAVLRGLKGDTRFVVELAGVGAPSAAASTALALATGDYRLVISAGIGGGFVEAAALESVVVADAIIAADLGAETAEGFSSVDELGFGSSRIAVNAATTQRFVQGLRDAGQTAVAGPILTVSTATGTAATAERLAKRIPGAAAEAMEGYGVAVAANRFELPMMEIRTISNAVGPRDRAAWRIKEALQALEAAFSTLTEVI; encoded by the coding sequence ATGGAGCATACAACATCAGATGGGCGCATCCTGGTCATGACCGCGGTTGAAGGCGAACGGGAGGCTGTGCTGCGCGGCCTGAAAGGCGACACTCGCTTTGTGGTCGAACTGGCTGGTGTAGGCGCTCCGTCCGCAGCGGCTTCAACCGCGCTGGCACTAGCTACAGGCGATTACCGTCTGGTCATTAGCGCCGGAATTGGGGGCGGCTTCGTGGAGGCCGCTGCACTGGAGAGCGTCGTCGTCGCTGACGCGATTATTGCCGCCGACCTGGGGGCAGAGACGGCAGAGGGTTTCAGTAGCGTGGACGAGCTGGGTTTTGGCTCCAGCCGCATTGCCGTGAACGCTGCCACCACTCAGCGATTCGTTCAGGGGCTGCGTGACGCTGGCCAGACGGCCGTCGCCGGACCGATCCTGACCGTCTCGACGGCCACCGGCACGGCGGCAACAGCGGAACGCCTAGCCAAACGCATTCCCGGAGCTGCTGCCGAAGCGATGGAAGGTTACGGCGTTGCCGTGGCGGCCAACAGGTTCGAGCTGCCGATGATGGAGATTCGCACGATTTCCAATGCTGTTGGTCCACGTGACCGTGCAGCCTGGCGAATCAAAGAGGCTTTGCAAGCGTTGGAAGCCGCATTTTCTACATTAACGGAGGTTATATAG
- a CDS encoding 1,4-dihydroxy-6-naphthoate synthase: protein MQIAFSPCPNDTFVFHALAHGLIPGAPALDITFADIDITNNLAITPDGLDIMKISYAALPWVLDEYALLPCGGALGRGCGPLVLTKEDSTVKGPEALSGKRVAVPSERSTAYLLFRLWAAKHVPGGVGEIVVMPFDQIMPAVRDGHIDAGLVIHEARFTYPSYGLSKQVDLGNWWEEDTGLPIPLGAIIARRTLDLDAITNWIRASVEYAWKHPEASREYVLSHAQELSPDVAQSHIDLYVNDFTANLGDSGYAAIEALLGRAAQEGLVPSFDLAKLRLTSTTTR, encoded by the coding sequence ATGCAAATTGCTTTTTCACCTTGTCCTAACGACACTTTTGTCTTCCATGCCTTGGCTCATGGATTAATTCCGGGCGCACCCGCGCTGGACATTACATTCGCCGATATCGACATCACCAACAATCTGGCGATCACACCAGACGGACTTGATATCATGAAAATTTCGTACGCTGCACTTCCTTGGGTGCTGGATGAGTACGCCCTGCTGCCTTGTGGCGGCGCACTGGGCCGGGGTTGCGGGCCGCTCGTGCTGACCAAGGAAGATTCCACCGTCAAAGGTCCGGAAGCCCTGTCCGGCAAGCGTGTAGCTGTTCCAAGTGAACGTTCCACTGCTTATCTGCTGTTCCGCCTATGGGCGGCCAAGCATGTGCCTGGGGGTGTCGGCGAGATTGTCGTGATGCCGTTCGACCAAATTATGCCTGCTGTCCGTGACGGACATATAGATGCGGGATTGGTGATTCATGAAGCACGCTTCACATATCCGTCCTATGGACTTAGCAAGCAAGTTGATCTGGGGAACTGGTGGGAAGAAGATACAGGACTGCCAATTCCCCTCGGAGCTATTATTGCCCGTCGTACGCTGGATCTGGATGCGATCACCAACTGGATACGCGCCTCTGTCGAATATGCTTGGAAACATCCCGAAGCTTCGCGTGAATATGTATTGTCTCATGCGCAAGAGCTATCACCCGATGTTGCCCAATCGCATATCGACCTGTATGTGAACGATTTTACCGCTAATCTGGGCGATAGCGGTTATGCCGCCATCGAAGCCTTGCTCGGTCGCGCCGCACAGGAAGGGCTGGTGCCTTCGTTTGATTTAGCCAAACTGCGCCTTACGTCCACAACAACACGTTAA